A genomic stretch from Chitinophaga lutea includes:
- a CDS encoding 3'-5' exonuclease, with protein MSALQLTRPLAFIDLETTGTNVATDRIIEIAIIKVMPDRSMNRKVKRINPGMPIPAATTAIHGITDDDVKDEPTFKQVANELRQFMEHCDIAGYNSNRFDIPMLVEEFLRADLAFDISDRRFVDVQKIFHLMEKRTLSAAYRFYCDKDLENAHSAEADAFATFEILEAQLIRYEAQLKPDVDALAVFTKEDDYVDFARRIVMQNGVEMFNFGKYKGRPVRDVLKVEPQYYDWMMKADFPLNTKQKLTEIYTNMMLKKL; from the coding sequence ATGTCAGCTTTACAACTCACCCGCCCCTTAGCGTTTATCGACCTTGAAACAACAGGTACCAATGTAGCGACCGACCGCATCATTGAAATCGCCATTATCAAAGTGATGCCGGACCGTTCCATGAACAGGAAAGTAAAGCGCATCAATCCCGGCATGCCCATCCCTGCCGCCACTACCGCCATTCACGGTATTACGGACGACGACGTAAAAGACGAGCCCACCTTCAAACAGGTGGCCAACGAACTGCGGCAGTTCATGGAGCATTGCGACATCGCGGGTTACAATTCCAACCGTTTCGACATCCCGATGCTGGTGGAAGAATTCCTCCGTGCGGACCTGGCTTTCGATATCAGCGACCGCCGTTTTGTGGACGTGCAGAAGATTTTCCACCTCATGGAAAAACGCACCCTCAGCGCCGCCTATAGGTTCTATTGCGACAAGGACCTCGAGAACGCCCACAGCGCCGAAGCGGACGCCTTCGCCACCTTCGAGATACTGGAAGCACAGCTCATCCGTTACGAAGCCCAGCTGAAACCCGATGTGGACGCACTCGCCGTTTTCACCAAAGAAGACGATTACGTGGATTTCGCCCGCCGCATCGTGATGCAGAACGGCGTGGAGATGTTCAACTTCGGTAAATACAAAGGCCGCCCCGTGCGCGATGTACTGAAGGTGGAACCGCAGTATTACGACTGGATGATGAAAGCGGATTTCCCCCTCAACACCAAACAGAAACTGACAGAGATCTACACCAATATGATGCTAAAAAAATTGTAA
- a CDS encoding M42 family metallopeptidase, translated as MSKKQKSILTKDSLTFLKNYLNNASPTGFEKEGQKLWLQYLKPYIDDTIVDPYGSAVGVINPEATFKVVIEAHADEISWFVNYVSPEGLIYVIRNGGSDQAIAPSMRVNIHTDKGIVKAVFGWPAIHTRLRSGDGKEPQPKVDNIFLDCGARNRKEVEELGIHVGCVVTFDAGFEELSYDHYICRAIDNRIGGFMIAEVARLLKENKQRLPFGLYIVNAVQEEVGLRGAEMIAKRIKPNVAIITDVTHDTTTPMINKNIEGEIKCGNGPSITYGPAVHNILRDLIIKTAQKEKIPHQLHAVSRSTGTDTDAFAYSNDGTPSALISIPLRYMHTTVEMIKKEDVENTIRLIYQTLLNITPKTNFQYL; from the coding sequence ATGTCTAAAAAACAGAAATCCATATTAACAAAAGACTCCCTTACGTTTTTAAAGAATTACCTGAACAATGCCTCTCCTACCGGTTTTGAGAAGGAAGGGCAGAAACTCTGGCTGCAATACCTGAAACCATATATCGACGATACGATCGTTGACCCGTACGGTTCCGCCGTGGGCGTCATCAACCCCGAAGCCACTTTCAAAGTAGTGATCGAGGCGCATGCCGATGAAATCTCCTGGTTCGTCAATTACGTGTCGCCCGAAGGACTGATCTACGTGATCCGCAACGGCGGCTCCGACCAGGCCATCGCCCCTTCGATGCGCGTGAATATCCATACGGACAAAGGCATCGTAAAAGCCGTATTCGGCTGGCCCGCCATCCACACCCGCCTGCGCAGCGGCGACGGGAAGGAGCCGCAGCCGAAAGTCGACAATATCTTCCTCGACTGCGGCGCCCGTAACCGCAAGGAAGTGGAAGAGCTCGGCATTCACGTGGGTTGTGTGGTGACGTTCGACGCCGGCTTTGAAGAACTGAGCTACGATCATTACATCTGCCGCGCCATCGACAATCGCATCGGCGGGTTTATGATCGCCGAGGTGGCCCGCCTGCTGAAGGAAAATAAACAGCGCCTGCCTTTCGGCCTGTACATCGTGAACGCGGTGCAGGAGGAAGTGGGGCTGCGCGGCGCCGAAATGATCGCCAAACGCATCAAACCGAACGTCGCCATCATCACCGACGTAACGCACGATACCACCACCCCGATGATCAACAAAAACATCGAAGGGGAAATCAAATGCGGCAACGGCCCCAGCATCACCTACGGTCCGGCCGTGCACAACATCCTGCGCGACCTGATCATCAAAACGGCGCAGAAGGAAAAGATCCCCCACCAGCTGCACGCCGTGAGCCGCAGCACCGGTACCGATACGGACGCCTTCGCCTATTCGAACGACGGCACCCCTTCCGCCCTGATCAGCATCCCCCTCCGCTATATGCACACCACCGTGGAAATGATCAAGAAGGAAGACGTGGAAAACACCATCCGCCTCATTTACCAGACGCTGCTCAACATTACGCCGAAAACCAATTTCCAATACCTGTAA
- a CDS encoding UbiX family flavin prenyltransferase has translation MKHRIVVAVTGASGSIYARQLLNKLAVLKEQVDQVAIVMTANAKTVWETELDDRGFEQLPFPVFSQNDFHAPFASGSGRFNTMIICPCSMGTLGRIAGGISNDLITRAADVVLKERRKLICVLRDTPYNLVHIRNMQTVTEAGGIICPATPSFYSKPVTIEDVAATVVDRVIDLAGLEQDTFRWGE, from the coding sequence ATGAAACATCGTATAGTTGTGGCGGTTACGGGTGCAAGCGGTTCCATCTACGCAAGGCAGCTGCTGAACAAGCTGGCCGTGCTGAAGGAGCAGGTAGACCAGGTGGCCATTGTGATGACGGCCAACGCTAAGACCGTTTGGGAAACGGAACTGGACGACCGGGGATTCGAGCAACTGCCGTTTCCCGTTTTTTCGCAGAACGACTTTCACGCTCCCTTTGCCTCCGGCAGCGGGCGTTTCAATACCATGATCATCTGCCCCTGTTCCATGGGCACGCTGGGCCGCATTGCGGGCGGCATCTCCAACGACCTGATCACCCGCGCGGCCGACGTGGTGCTCAAAGAACGCCGCAAGCTGATCTGTGTGCTGCGCGATACACCGTACAACCTCGTGCACATCCGCAACATGCAAACGGTCACGGAAGCAGGCGGCATCATCTGCCCGGCTACGCCTTCGTTTTACAGCAAACCCGTCACCATCGAGGATGTGGCGGCCACGGTAGTGGACCGGGTGATCGACCTCGCCGGGCTGGAGCAGGACACTTTCCGGTGGGGAGAATAA
- a CDS encoding DMT family transporter, which produces MKKAFLQLHLSVFLAGFTGILGKLITLNEGLLVWYRLLLTVVTMFVLFRWQGKLKKLPWGAVLRIGGTGFIVAMHWVFFYASIKYANVSIGVVCFSLTSLFTAVFDPLINRRRFDTVELLLSMLTLAGILLIFHFDTQYRTGIILGIISSMFAALFTVFNKRLVVKYDTPNITFYELGVGLLGISLLMPFYLQAFPVASLIPSGMDALYLLLLSWFCTVLMYTLSMNALQKISAFTVNLCFNLEPLYTIILAFVIFRENEMLQGGFYAGLGLILLSVALQMLRVVRQARRKVPAP; this is translated from the coding sequence ATGAAAAAAGCATTCTTACAACTCCATCTCTCGGTTTTCCTCGCCGGTTTTACCGGCATTCTCGGTAAGCTCATTACCCTCAACGAAGGTTTGCTGGTATGGTACCGGCTGCTTCTCACCGTCGTGACCATGTTCGTGCTCTTCCGCTGGCAGGGCAAACTGAAAAAACTGCCCTGGGGCGCCGTGCTGCGCATCGGCGGCACCGGCTTCATCGTAGCCATGCACTGGGTGTTTTTCTACGCCAGCATCAAATACGCCAACGTATCCATCGGGGTGGTCTGCTTTTCGCTCACGAGCCTTTTTACGGCCGTGTTCGACCCGCTGATCAACCGGCGCCGCTTCGATACGGTGGAGCTCCTGCTCAGCATGCTCACCCTCGCCGGCATCCTGCTCATTTTTCATTTCGACACGCAGTACCGCACCGGCATCATCCTCGGCATCATCTCCTCCATGTTCGCGGCCCTGTTTACCGTGTTCAACAAAAGGCTGGTGGTGAAATACGACACGCCGAACATCACCTTCTACGAACTGGGCGTGGGCCTGCTGGGCATCAGCCTGCTCATGCCTTTTTACCTCCAGGCCTTCCCCGTGGCATCGCTCATCCCCTCCGGCATGGATGCCTTGTACCTGCTGCTCCTCAGCTGGTTCTGCACCGTACTGATGTACACCCTGTCCATGAACGCTTTGCAGAAGATATCGGCCTTCACCGTGAACCTCTGTTTCAACCTCGAGCCTTTGTACACGATCATACTGGCTTTTGTGATCTTCAGGGAAAACGAAATGCTGCAGGGCGGCTTCTATGCCGGCCTGGGCCTCATCCTGCTCTCGGTGGCCCTCCAGATGCTGCGTGTGGTGCGCCAGGCGCGCAGGAAGGTGCCCGCCCCCTGA
- a CDS encoding UbiA family prenyltransferase, producing MNRPLRPVGAFSRPGDGFLIILAPMLRGLFNFLLFSSIYIAVCAVLMAWETAELLSLEFDRFNYAGFVFFSTICSYNFHWYLTPGSPRHSERILWGQRQRALQLTGCVIGMLGAGWFFMPLAQHWLPISGAVALTFLYSAPKLPMFRWLSKIAVGKTIFLAAVWTYVTTTLPALIAGKLDADGVYLTVYRFFFVYAICILFDYRDREEDREAGIRSLITRLEDPHLDKLYYSSLVVAWICAFLLAPAVPLFALFSLLLPLVITGMIKRYAQTHTSDYVYYFFLDGLMMLSALIHGCWRLAGGI from the coding sequence ATGAACAGGCCACTACGGCCGGTTGGCGCATTCAGCCGGCCCGGCGACGGTTTTTTAATTATTTTAGCCCCCATGTTACGGGGCCTCTTCAACTTTCTCCTTTTCAGTTCCATTTACATCGCCGTCTGCGCCGTGCTGATGGCCTGGGAAACGGCTGAACTGCTCAGCCTGGAATTCGACCGGTTCAACTATGCGGGCTTCGTTTTCTTTTCCACCATCTGCAGCTACAATTTCCACTGGTACCTGACGCCCGGTTCGCCCCGCCATTCCGAGCGCATCCTCTGGGGTCAAAGGCAGCGCGCCCTTCAGCTGACCGGCTGCGTGATCGGGATGCTCGGAGCGGGATGGTTCTTTATGCCACTGGCGCAGCACTGGCTGCCCATCAGCGGCGCCGTGGCGCTCACATTCCTCTATTCCGCGCCCAAACTCCCCATGTTCCGCTGGCTCAGCAAAATCGCCGTGGGCAAAACCATCTTCCTGGCCGCGGTGTGGACCTACGTGACCACCACCCTGCCCGCGCTCATTGCCGGGAAGCTGGACGCCGACGGGGTGTACCTCACCGTATACCGCTTCTTCTTCGTATATGCCATCTGCATCCTGTTCGATTACCGCGACCGGGAGGAAGACCGGGAAGCCGGCATCCGCAGCCTCATTACCAGACTCGAGGATCCGCATCTCGACAAACTTTATTACAGTTCGCTGGTGGTGGCCTGGATATGCGCCTTCCTGCTGGCGCCCGCCGTACCGCTGTTTGCGCTGTTCAGCCTGCTGCTGCCCCTGGTCATAACAGGCATGATTAAACGATACGCGCAGACCCATACTTCCGATTACGTGTATTACTTTTTCCTCGACGGGCTCATGATGCTGTCCGCCCTCATCCACGGCTGCTGGCGGCTTGCGGGAGGAATATGA
- the ytxJ gene encoding bacillithiol system redox-active protein YtxJ: MWIALESEEQLNAIKEQSFDRPVVIFKHSTRCSISSMAKSRLERSDEPEGMDFYYLDLIRYRSISNRIAELYKVEHESPQVLLIRNGECIYDASHSDIRMEELASQN; this comes from the coding sequence ATGTGGATCGCACTGGAAAGTGAAGAGCAGCTGAATGCGATAAAGGAACAATCATTCGACCGCCCGGTTGTAATATTCAAGCACAGCACCCGCTGCAGTATCAGCAGCATGGCCAAGAGCCGCCTGGAACGGTCCGACGAGCCGGAAGGGATGGATTTTTATTATCTCGACCTGATCCGTTACCGCTCCATCAGCAACCGCATCGCGGAGCTTTACAAAGTAGAGCACGAATCTCCGCAGGTGTTGCTTATCCGTAACGGGGAGTGCATATACGACGCCAGCCATTCGGACATCAGGATGGAAGAACTGGCTTCACAGAATTAA
- a CDS encoding UDP-N-acetylmuramate--L-alanine ligase: MAKVHFIAIGGSVMHQLALALRSKGYQVSGSDDEIYEPARTNLANAGILPAAIGWDPARISADLDAVILGMHARADNPELIRAQELGLKIYSFPEYIYQESKDKTRVAIGGSHGKTTITSMVMHVLQQCHRQFDYLVGAKLEGFPQSVNVTDAPLIVCEADEYPASVLEKRPKFHFLHPHIAVLSGIAWDHINVFPTFDIYLEQFAIFIRTMEAGGRLIYNSTDETLRKLVEKEGGHLECIPYTVPEHTIINGTTRVRFGNASTDLLVFGEHNLLNIHAALHVCRALGVGDIDFLAAIASFKGAAKRMELVAKNEETAIYRDFAHAPSKVKATINALRNQYPQRKLVAVLELHTYSSLNADFMKEYAGALNPADVAAVFYSAHALEIKRMPDLHPDVIKEGFARKDLTVINKRAALEAFLDGQDFENTNLLMMSSGDYEGMEFGGLKKYLSVKKPS; this comes from the coding sequence ATGGCAAAAGTACATTTTATAGCGATCGGCGGCAGTGTAATGCACCAGCTCGCCCTCGCCCTCCGGAGCAAAGGGTACCAGGTAAGCGGCAGCGACGATGAAATTTATGAGCCCGCCCGCACCAACCTCGCCAATGCCGGCATTTTACCGGCCGCCATCGGCTGGGATCCGGCCCGCATCAGCGCAGACCTCGACGCCGTTATCCTGGGCATGCACGCCCGGGCCGACAATCCCGAGCTTATACGGGCGCAGGAACTGGGGCTGAAAATCTACTCCTTCCCCGAATACATCTACCAGGAGAGCAAAGATAAAACCCGTGTGGCCATCGGCGGCAGCCACGGCAAAACAACCATTACCTCGATGGTGATGCACGTATTGCAGCAATGCCACCGGCAGTTCGATTACCTGGTGGGCGCGAAGCTGGAAGGGTTCCCGCAATCCGTGAACGTGACGGACGCCCCGCTGATCGTTTGCGAGGCCGACGAATACCCGGCTTCCGTGCTCGAAAAACGGCCGAAGTTCCATTTCCTCCACCCCCACATCGCCGTATTGAGCGGCATTGCCTGGGACCATATCAACGTATTTCCCACGTTCGACATCTACCTTGAACAGTTCGCCATCTTCATCCGTACCATGGAAGCGGGCGGGCGGCTGATCTACAACAGTACCGACGAAACGCTGCGCAAACTGGTGGAAAAGGAAGGCGGTCACCTCGAATGTATTCCCTACACGGTGCCGGAGCATACCATCATCAACGGCACTACCCGCGTACGGTTCGGCAATGCCTCTACCGACCTCCTGGTGTTCGGCGAGCATAACCTGCTCAACATCCACGCCGCACTGCACGTTTGCCGCGCCCTGGGTGTGGGCGATATCGACTTCCTGGCGGCCATCGCCAGCTTTAAAGGCGCCGCCAAACGGATGGAGCTGGTGGCGAAGAACGAAGAAACGGCCATTTACCGCGACTTCGCGCACGCCCCTTCCAAAGTGAAGGCCACCATCAACGCCCTGCGCAACCAGTACCCGCAGCGCAAACTCGTTGCCGTGCTGGAACTGCATACCTATAGCAGCCTGAATGCCGATTTTATGAAGGAATACGCCGGCGCGCTCAACCCGGCCGACGTGGCCGCCGTGTTTTACAGCGCGCATGCCCTCGAAATAAAACGCATGCCGGACCTGCACCCCGACGTTATCAAAGAAGGCTTTGCCCGCAAAGACCTCACCGTGATCAATAAACGCGCCGCCCTCGAAGCGTTCCTGGATGGGCAGGATTTTGAAAATACCAATCTTCTCATGATGAGCTCCGGCGATTATGAAGGGATGGAATTCGGAGGATTGAAAAAATATTTATCGGTTAAGAAACCATCTTAA
- the bioB gene encoding biotin synthase BioB — translation MIRHDWTLEEIKDIYNTPLLELMYRAATLHREYQDTAEVQVCTLLSIKTGGCSEDCAYCPQAARYNTGIDVQALMKKDEVLEYARKAKEAGSTRFCMGAAWREVRDNRDFDRVIDMVKGVNEIGMEVCCTLGMLTESQAQKLADAGLYSYNHNLDTSDEYYGEIITTRTYDDRLQTIDNVRKAGVTVCCGGIIGLGESHEDRINMLLTLSTMPEHPDSVPINALTRVKGTPLEHMPKVEFWDMVRMIATTRILMPKAMVRLSAGRAEMSISEQAMCFMAGANSIFTGEKLLTTKNPSFEEDHMMFELLGLKPREAFKEEKECCDHTHAH, via the coding sequence ATGATCCGTCACGACTGGACACTTGAAGAAATAAAGGATATCTATAATACGCCCCTGCTGGAGCTCATGTACCGTGCCGCCACGCTGCACCGCGAGTACCAGGACACGGCGGAAGTGCAGGTATGCACCCTGCTTTCCATCAAAACAGGCGGCTGCTCCGAAGATTGCGCTTACTGCCCCCAGGCAGCCCGATATAACACCGGCATTGATGTGCAGGCCCTCATGAAAAAAGACGAGGTACTCGAGTACGCCCGCAAAGCCAAGGAAGCCGGCTCCACCCGCTTCTGTATGGGCGCCGCCTGGCGCGAGGTGCGCGATAACCGCGACTTCGACCGGGTGATCGACATGGTGAAGGGCGTGAACGAGATCGGCATGGAAGTATGCTGCACCCTGGGCATGCTCACCGAAAGCCAGGCGCAGAAACTGGCCGACGCCGGTTTGTATTCCTACAACCACAACCTCGACACTTCCGACGAATATTACGGTGAGATCATCACCACCCGTACGTACGACGACCGCCTGCAAACCATCGACAACGTGCGCAAGGCCGGCGTAACCGTTTGCTGCGGAGGGATCATCGGCCTCGGCGAAAGCCATGAAGACCGCATCAACATGCTGCTGACGCTGTCTACCATGCCCGAGCATCCCGATTCCGTGCCCATCAACGCCCTTACCCGCGTAAAAGGCACCCCGCTGGAGCATATGCCGAAAGTGGAATTCTGGGACATGGTGCGCATGATCGCCACTACCCGCATCCTCATGCCCAAAGCTATGGTGCGCCTCAGCGCCGGCCGCGCCGAAATGAGCATCTCCGAACAGGCCATGTGTTTTATGGCGGGCGCCAACTCCATCTTCACCGGGGAAAAGCTGCTCACCACCAAAAACCCTTCCTTCGAAGAAGACCACATGATGTTCGAGCTGCTGGGCCTCAAACCCCGCGAAGCTTTCAAGGAAGAAAAAGAATGCTGCGACCATACCCACGCACACTAA
- a CDS encoding polyprenol monophosphomannose synthase, producing MEKLVIIPTYNEKDNIRQIIGAVFSLQQDFHILIVDDGSPDGTGGIVKELQAQHPGQLFLEERKGKLGLGTAYIHGFKWALARQYQYIFEMDADFSHNPQDLVRLHDACAYKGADVAVGSRYVKGGKTENWPWDRAVLSYGASVYVRLVTWMPVKDATAGFVCYKRAVLEKIELDRIQFVGYAFQIEMKFTAWKLGFKIAEVPITFIDRKEGYSKMSKGIVKEGILGVLKIQWQSLFGK from the coding sequence TTGGAAAAGTTGGTTATCATACCTACGTACAATGAGAAAGATAATATCCGTCAGATCATTGGCGCAGTATTTTCGTTACAACAGGATTTCCACATACTGATAGTAGACGACGGTTCTCCTGACGGCACCGGCGGCATCGTAAAAGAACTCCAGGCGCAGCACCCGGGACAGTTATTCCTCGAAGAACGAAAGGGCAAGCTGGGCCTCGGCACGGCTTATATCCACGGCTTTAAATGGGCCCTCGCACGGCAATACCAGTATATCTTTGAAATGGACGCGGACTTTTCGCACAACCCGCAGGATCTTGTGCGGCTGCACGATGCCTGCGCCTATAAAGGGGCCGACGTTGCCGTGGGCTCCCGCTATGTGAAAGGCGGCAAAACGGAAAACTGGCCCTGGGACAGGGCGGTGCTGTCGTACGGCGCGTCCGTTTACGTGCGCCTCGTTACCTGGATGCCCGTCAAAGACGCTACGGCCGGTTTCGTGTGCTACAAAAGAGCCGTGCTTGAAAAAATCGAACTGGACAGGATACAGTTCGTCGGCTACGCTTTCCAGATCGAAATGAAATTTACCGCCTGGAAGCTCGGCTTCAAAATCGCTGAAGTACCCATCACTTTTATAGACCGTAAGGAAGGATATTCAAAAATGAGTAAAGGCATTGTGAAAGAAGGCATTCTGGGTGTGCTGAAGATTCAGTGGCAGAGCCTGTTCGGAAAATGA
- the aroQ gene encoding type II 3-dehydroquinate dehydratase, which translates to MKIAIINGPNLNLLGKREPEVYGSLTFEQYLDTLKQQFPEVSFDYFQSNVEGELVNHLHAVGFSHDGILLNAGAYTHTSVAIRDAIAGIKTPVVEIHISNIYAREEFRHTSLTAAKAVGVICGLGMKGYALGVGYFLSK; encoded by the coding sequence ATGAAAATAGCCATCATCAACGGCCCGAACCTGAACCTCCTCGGCAAACGCGAGCCGGAGGTGTACGGCAGCCTTACATTTGAACAATACCTCGATACGCTGAAGCAGCAGTTCCCGGAGGTCAGCTTCGATTATTTCCAGAGCAACGTGGAAGGGGAACTGGTGAACCACCTGCATGCCGTCGGTTTTTCGCACGATGGCATCCTGCTCAACGCTGGGGCGTACACCCACACTTCCGTAGCCATCCGCGACGCCATTGCGGGCATCAAAACCCCCGTGGTGGAAATCCATATCAGCAACATTTACGCGCGGGAAGAGTTCCGCCACACGTCGCTGACGGCCGCCAAAGCGGTAGGCGTGATCTGCGGGCTGGGCATGAAAGGTTACGCGCTGGGCGTAGGATATTTTTTATCGAAATAA